A DNA window from Mesorhizobium sp. C432A contains the following coding sequences:
- the trbK-alt gene encoding putative entry exclusion protein TrbK-alt: MDGKIFARIGAVVFIAIALTVTAIEMSSKDDEPEALATRDRFIAPQDPLASELRRCSGIGEAGPRDPGCLKAWADSRRRFLGQRDSATAPAAVAPTTLFPNAAGSADRKEGERTDVTAPEMQVEPPRPEAR; the protein is encoded by the coding sequence ATGGATGGCAAGATCTTCGCTCGCATCGGCGCAGTCGTCTTCATCGCGATCGCTTTGACAGTGACCGCGATCGAGATGAGCAGCAAGGACGATGAGCCTGAGGCCCTTGCGACGCGGGACCGTTTCATAGCGCCACAAGACCCGCTCGCGTCCGAATTGCGCCGCTGTTCCGGGATCGGCGAGGCCGGCCCTCGCGATCCCGGCTGCCTGAAAGCGTGGGCAGACAGCCGGCGCCGGTTTCTCGGCCAACGTGACTCTGCAACCGCGCCTGCTGCCGTTGCCCCGACTACGCTGTTTCCGAATGCAGCGGGGTCAGCCGACCGGAAAGAAGGGGAGCGGACGGATGTGACCGCTCCTGAGATGCAGGTCGAGCCGCCCCGGCCGGAGGCTCGCTGA
- a CDS encoding TrbI/VirB10 family protein: MSDKMDPGKEEGRGPIDDAERVWPAEDHARPLTGEPAAAMRLRAEPPRVTRLSRRALAALGLATSLTVGGALIYALQNRQQGQGQELYSTDNRSTPDGLAGLPKDYAGVPRLGPPLPGDLGRPILNARNGGPAPATGPVGPDPEEQRREQELEAARTARLFASTQTRPAGEATAVQSTTSTPPQPDLSSLGLAPQPATPSAKDQQRAFLDQPPDKRTVSPDRVAAPASKNVLQAGAVIAAALITGIRSDLPGQITAQVTENVYDSPTGHINLIPQGTRLIGQYDNGVGFGQRRVLLVWTRLIFPNGRSIVLEREPGADAEGYAGLEDGVDYHWGELFKAAALSTVLSIGAQAGSSGQESDVVRALRQGASDSISQTGQQIVQRQLNIAPTLTIRPGFPVRVIVTRDLVLEPYGG, encoded by the coding sequence ATGAGCGACAAAATGGATCCCGGGAAGGAAGAAGGCCGGGGGCCAATAGATGATGCAGAAAGGGTGTGGCCAGCCGAAGATCACGCCCGTCCGTTGACAGGCGAGCCGGCTGCGGCCATGCGACTGCGCGCCGAGCCGCCGCGCGTAACACGTTTGTCTCGCAGGGCGCTGGCCGCACTGGGCCTCGCCACAAGCCTGACTGTCGGCGGCGCGTTGATTTATGCGCTGCAGAACCGTCAGCAAGGCCAGGGTCAGGAGCTCTATTCAACCGACAATCGTTCGACGCCCGATGGGCTTGCCGGCCTGCCAAAGGACTATGCGGGCGTTCCAAGGCTTGGCCCACCGCTTCCTGGGGATCTCGGCCGCCCGATCCTCAACGCGCGGAATGGCGGCCCAGCGCCAGCGACCGGACCCGTTGGACCGGACCCGGAGGAGCAGCGCCGGGAGCAGGAACTGGAAGCGGCGAGGACCGCGCGTCTGTTCGCGTCCACGCAAACGCGGCCTGCGGGTGAGGCTACGGCCGTTCAGTCTACAACAAGCACCCCGCCACAGCCCGACCTTTCCAGCCTTGGCCTTGCGCCGCAGCCTGCGACGCCGTCGGCGAAGGACCAGCAGCGCGCGTTCCTCGATCAGCCGCCGGACAAGCGCACCGTCTCGCCTGATCGCGTAGCGGCGCCGGCGTCGAAAAACGTCCTGCAGGCGGGCGCCGTCATTGCAGCCGCCCTCATCACGGGCATTCGCTCCGACCTGCCGGGTCAGATTACCGCGCAGGTGACAGAGAATGTCTATGACAGCCCCACCGGCCACATCAATCTCATTCCACAGGGGACGCGCCTCATCGGCCAGTATGACAATGGTGTCGGCTTCGGCCAGCGTCGCGTGTTGCTGGTCTGGACCAGGCTGATTTTTCCTAACGGCCGCTCCATCGTTCTGGAACGTGAGCCCGGCGCGGACGCCGAGGGCTATGCTGGCCTCGAGGACGGCGTCGACTATCACTGGGGCGAGTTGTTCAAGGCTGCAGCACTTTCCACGGTTCTGAGCATCGGCGCGCAGGCAGGCTCATCAGGCCAGGAGAGCGACGTCGTGCGCGCTCTGCGCCAGGGCGCCTCGGACAGCATCAGCCAGACCGGCCAGCAGATCGTCCAGCGGCAGCTCAACATAGCGCCGACGCTCACCATCCGACCGGGATTCCCGGTGCGCGTCATCGTCACGCGCGATCTCGTGCTCGAACCTTACGGAGGTTGA
- the trbG gene encoding P-type conjugative transfer protein TrbG has protein sequence MMPALCKAAPWGRPAFLIHSMPAFRKMAFPALLLLTSALAGCATRQKPPEISYDDPVPAVQAVDPPSPVKVVELSKPLPLPGQLKPVGKAAKPDPEPTDPAARVNLANAAARVQPVRDGFINSMQVYPFVDGALYQVYASPGQITDIALQPGEQLVGSGPVAAGDTVRWIIGDTESGTGGAKQVHILVKPTRADLLTNLVVNTDRRTYHMELRSTPSTYMASVSWQYPQDQLIALRRQNQQAEAAQPVSTGIDLARVNFRYQVTGDRAPWRPLRAFDDGKQVFIEFPRGIGQGEMPPLFVVGPEGDTSELVNYRVRGNYMIVDRLFAAAELRFGAGKNQQRIRISRTDGVRSTRFSWMRGPSETPPATYLRTDRGGSSS, from the coding sequence ATGATGCCCGCACTCTGCAAAGCCGCCCCCTGGGGGCGTCCGGCTTTCCTCATCCACTCAATGCCGGCCTTCCGCAAAATGGCCTTTCCAGCACTTCTGCTTTTGACATCGGCGCTTGCGGGCTGCGCCACCAGGCAGAAGCCGCCGGAGATTTCCTATGACGATCCGGTCCCGGCCGTGCAGGCCGTCGATCCGCCATCGCCCGTCAAGGTGGTGGAGCTGTCTAAGCCGCTGCCGCTTCCCGGCCAGTTGAAGCCGGTCGGCAAGGCCGCAAAGCCCGACCCGGAACCGACCGATCCGGCCGCGCGCGTGAACTTGGCCAATGCGGCCGCGCGCGTCCAGCCTGTCCGCGACGGCTTCATCAACTCGATGCAGGTCTATCCCTTCGTCGATGGCGCGCTCTATCAGGTCTATGCATCGCCGGGGCAGATCACCGACATCGCGCTGCAGCCCGGCGAGCAGCTCGTCGGCTCCGGTCCCGTCGCCGCCGGCGACACCGTGCGCTGGATCATCGGCGATACCGAGAGCGGTACGGGCGGCGCCAAGCAGGTCCACATCCTCGTCAAGCCGACGCGCGCCGACCTTCTCACCAATCTCGTCGTCAATACCGATCGGCGTACCTATCACATGGAACTGCGCTCGACGCCGTCGACCTATATGGCGTCGGTCTCCTGGCAATACCCGCAGGACCAGCTCATCGCCTTGCGCAGGCAGAACCAGCAGGCCGAAGCGGCGCAGCCGGTCTCGACGGGCATCGATCTCGCTCGTGTGAATTTCCGCTACCAGGTGACAGGCGATCGCGCACCGTGGCGGCCGCTGCGCGCCTTCGACGATGGCAAGCAGGTGTTCATCGAGTTCCCGCGGGGCATCGGCCAGGGCGAGATGCCGCCACTCTTCGTGGTTGGGCCAGAAGGCGACACGTCCGAGCTGGTCAACTATCGCGTGCGCGGCAACTACATGATCGTCGACCGGCTGTTTGCCGCCGCCGAGTTGCGCTTCGGCGCCGGCAAGAACCAGCAGCGTATCCGCATCTCCCGCACCGATGGGGTAAGGAGCACTCGATTTTCCTGGATGCGTGGCCCTAGTGAGACCCCGCCAGCGACGTACCTCCGAACAGACAGGGGAGGGTCGTCATCATGA
- the trbF gene encoding conjugal transfer protein TrbF: MFKRPSTHYGRSPQPETPYQRAAQVWDERIGSARVQARNWRTMAFGCLALAAGFSAALIWQSANGSIVPWVVQVDRLGQAQAVGPAVGDYQPNDPQIAFYLAHFIEQVRSIPADPVIVRQNWLRAYDFATQGGALALNDYARANDPFTKVGKQQVAVDVSSVIRASPVSFRIAWVERRYQDGSLASTERWSAILTIVVQSPRDADALRKNPLGIYINAINWSKELGQ; encoded by the coding sequence ATGTTCAAACGACCGTCCACGCACTACGGCAGATCCCCACAACCCGAGACGCCCTACCAACGCGCTGCCCAGGTCTGGGACGAGCGCATCGGTTCGGCTCGCGTGCAGGCGCGCAACTGGCGCACCATGGCCTTCGGTTGCCTGGCGCTCGCCGCGGGGTTCTCGGCCGCGCTCATCTGGCAATCCGCCAACGGCTCGATCGTGCCTTGGGTGGTGCAGGTCGATCGTCTCGGCCAGGCGCAGGCTGTGGGACCTGCGGTCGGCGACTATCAGCCGAACGATCCGCAGATTGCCTTCTACCTGGCGCACTTCATCGAACAGGTGAGGTCGATCCCCGCCGATCCGGTCATCGTGCGGCAGAACTGGCTGCGGGCCTACGACTTCGCGACGCAGGGCGGGGCGCTGGCTCTCAACGACTATGCGCGCGCCAATGACCCGTTCACCAAGGTCGGCAAGCAGCAGGTCGCCGTTGATGTGTCGTCGGTCATCCGCGCATCGCCGGTGAGCTTCCGAATCGCTTGGGTCGAACGCCGCTATCAGGACGGCTCACTCGCTTCCACGGAGCGCTGGTCCGCCATCCTCACCATTGTCGTCCAGTCCCCGCGCGACGCTGATGCGCTGAGGAAGAACCCGCTTGGAATCTACATCAACGCCATCAACTGGTCGAAGGAGCTTGGACAATGA
- the trbL gene encoding P-type conjugative transfer protein TrbL, whose product MGGMGVIDHFLEVFTRYIDSGFGLLGGEVGFIATTLIVIDVTLAALFWSWGADDDIMARLVKKTLFVGVFAYLISNWNNLARIVFESFAGLGLKASGTGFTVNDLMRPGKVAQTGLDAGRPLLDSISNLMGYWSFFENFIQIACMFFAWALVLLAFFILAIQLFVTLIEFKLTTLAGFVLIPFGLFGKSAFMAERVLGNVISSGIKVLVLAVIIGIGSTLFSEFTAGFSGNTPSIDDAMAIVLAALSLLGLGIFGPGIANGLVSGGPQLGAGAAVGTGLAAGGMAAVGAAAAGAGVSGGAAVSGGAAAAARGGAAMAGRASTAYGLGAAGQSGFSSVASGLGGVISAGAQGAISPLKRAANNAAGSMKHSYQSGARAAFETTGGSSTAGTIGANAPEAGSAPVASSATESHPAWAKRMKRSQQMTHGVQAAAHAVRSGDSHGGGSSINLSERD is encoded by the coding sequence ATGGGCGGCATGGGCGTCATCGACCATTTCCTCGAAGTCTTCACGCGCTACATCGACAGCGGCTTCGGCCTGCTCGGCGGCGAGGTCGGCTTCATCGCCACAACCCTGATCGTCATTGACGTGACGCTGGCGGCGCTCTTCTGGTCCTGGGGGGCGGACGACGACATCATGGCGCGCCTCGTCAAGAAGACGCTGTTCGTCGGCGTCTTCGCCTATCTCATCTCCAACTGGAACAATCTCGCCCGCATCGTCTTCGAAAGTTTCGCCGGGCTTGGCCTGAAGGCCTCGGGTACGGGTTTTACCGTCAACGATCTCATGCGCCCGGGCAAGGTGGCGCAGACCGGGCTCGATGCCGGCCGGCCGTTGCTGGACTCGATCTCGAACCTGATGGGCTATTGGTCCTTCTTCGAGAACTTCATCCAGATCGCCTGCATGTTCTTCGCCTGGGCGCTGGTGCTGCTCGCCTTCTTCATCCTCGCGATCCAGCTTTTCGTCACGCTGATCGAGTTCAAGCTGACGACGCTCGCCGGTTTCGTGCTGATACCCTTCGGTCTGTTCGGCAAATCCGCGTTCATGGCCGAGCGGGTGCTTGGCAACGTCATCTCGTCCGGCATCAAGGTGCTGGTGCTCGCCGTCATCATCGGCATCGGCTCGACTCTTTTCTCCGAGTTCACCGCAGGCTTCAGCGGCAACACGCCGTCGATCGACGACGCCATGGCGATCGTGCTGGCCGCGCTGTCGCTGCTCGGCCTTGGCATCTTTGGACCTGGCATTGCCAACGGCCTCGTCTCCGGCGGCCCGCAACTCGGCGCGGGTGCGGCAGTCGGCACCGGGCTAGCCGCCGGCGGCATGGCAGCAGTGGGTGCGGCGGCCGCCGGCGCAGGCGTGTCCGGAGGCGCGGCTGTCAGCGGCGGTGCTGCAGCGGCCGCCCGTGGCGGTGCCGCCATGGCGGGCAGGGCATCCACAGCCTACGGTCTCGGCGCGGCGGGACAGTCAGGTTTTTCCAGCGTTGCATCCGGGCTCGGCGGTGTCATCAGCGCCGGTGCCCAGGGTGCCATCTCACCGCTCAAGCGCGCGGCCAATAATGCGGCCGGCAGCATGAAGCACAGCTACCAGTCCGGCGCTCGCGCTGCCTTCGAGACGACGGGCGGATCATCCACCGCTGGCACAATCGGCGCGAACGCCCCCGAAGCCGGCTCCGCTCCCGTCGCGTCCTCCGCAACCGAAAGTCATCCCGCCTGGGCGAAGCGCATGAAGCGCTCGCAACAGATGACCCATGGCGTCCAGGCCGCCGCTCACGCCGTTCGCAGTGGCGACAGCCATGGCGGCGGCTCCTCGATCAACCTCTCCGAAAGAGACTAG
- the trbJ gene encoding P-type conjugative transfer protein TrbJ: MKLRRSLSMRLAAALLVAPVTLAPMLATPAHAFIVFDPSNYSQNVLTAARSLEQITNQITSLQNQAQMLINQARNLASLPFSSLQQLQQSVQRTQQLLGQAQNIAYDVEQIDQAFQQKYGNVSLSASDQQLIADARSRWGNTVGGLQDAMRVQAGVVGNIDTNRSEMSALVGQSQGATGALQATQAGNQLLALQAQQLADLTAVVAANGRAQALQSAEQATAADQGREQRRRFLTQGSGYQPGSAQMFYGKN; this comes from the coding sequence ATGAAACTGCGCCGTTCCCTTAGCATGCGGCTCGCTGCTGCCCTGCTTGTCGCTCCGGTCACCCTGGCGCCAATGCTGGCGACGCCGGCACACGCCTTCATCGTGTTCGATCCGTCGAACTATTCGCAGAACGTCCTGACGGCAGCGCGCTCGCTCGAGCAGATCACCAACCAGATCACCTCGCTTCAGAACCAAGCGCAGATGCTCATCAACCAGGCCCGTAATCTCGCCAGCCTGCCATTCTCCTCACTCCAACAGCTCCAACAGTCCGTGCAGCGCACGCAGCAATTGCTCGGCCAGGCACAGAACATCGCTTATGACGTCGAGCAGATCGATCAGGCCTTCCAGCAGAAATACGGCAACGTCTCGCTGTCGGCTTCGGATCAGCAACTTATCGCCGACGCGCGCTCGCGCTGGGGCAACACGGTTGGTGGCCTTCAGGATGCCATGCGTGTGCAGGCGGGCGTCGTCGGCAACATCGACACCAATCGCAGTGAGATGTCGGCGCTGGTCGGCCAGAGCCAGGGTGCGACGGGAGCGCTTCAGGCAACACAAGCCGGCAACCAGCTCCTCGCGCTTCAGGCGCAGCAACTCGCCGATCTCACCGCGGTCGTCGCCGCGAACGGTCGGGCGCAGGCGTTGCAATCCGCTGAGCAGGCCACGGCCGCCGACCAGGGCCGGGAGCAGCGCCGCCGCTTCCTGACGCAGGGCTCGGGCTACCAGCCCGGCAGTGCGCAGATGTTCTATGGCAAGAACTGA